CTCCGGACCCGGAGGCGTCCGCATCATCGGCGCCTTCAACCCCACCGACGGCGCCGACCGGGTCACCGGCACCGAGGGCGGCTGGACGCTGGACCTGCCCGCCGGCTGCGCCGCCGTGACCGTCACCCGCGACGGCGCGCTCCTGGGCTGGCTGGCCACCCCCGAGCAGCCGTCCACCACCCCCGTCGCCCTCACCTGGGGCGGCGAAGAGGCCGACGCGGCACGCGTCCGCGCCTCCTGAGAACGCGGGCGGCGGGAGAACGTACCTGACAGCGCGCCTCCCGCCGCCCGCCCCCGAGCCGTCTCTTTCGGACCCCGCTCCCCCCAGCCACCGCTGAGAGGTCCGAAAGAGACGACCTCGCCTTCCGGCACCCCGCGGAACACCCTGCCGCCGGGGCCACTCCCACGAGCGAGACGGCACATGCACCCGAACCCCCACGCCGTACCCGGCACCGAGCCGCACCTGCGCCCGGCCGGCCCGCAGACCCTCGGCATCCTGGCCGGCCTCATCGCGGACGAGCGGCCCGTGTTCGCGATGCCGTCCTGGTTCGTGACCACCGAAGCCGCCCAAGCCGGCCTGCTCATCAGCGAGTTCGTCCGCGAACTCGGCGGCCTGGCGACCGGCACCCGCTACCGCAGCTTCTTCGCCAACTCCCGCTACGAGGCACTGCACGGCGCCGTCAAGCTGCTGCGCCACCGCGCGGCGGCTTCGGCCGCCACCCATCGCGGCCGCGTCCTCGTCCTCGACCCCGACGGCACCCTCGCCCGCCGCTGCGACCCGCTCGGCGAAGGGCCCGAGCGTGCCCTCGTCCCCGGTGTCATCGCCCACGCCACCACGGCCGAGCTGCGGGCGGCGCTGGACGGCACGCCCGTGTGCGGGCTCCTCGTACGCGCCCCCGAGCGGCTCGACGCGAGCGCCCTGGCCGCCGTCACCGAACTGGCCGCCCGGGCCCGGGCGACCGGGGCCCGTATCGTCGTGGACCTCAGCGACATCGCGCCAGACCGCCCGGCCGACCCGGCCGTCACCGCCCTGCGCCCCGACCTGGTCGTCCTCGGCGAGTCCCTCACCGGCCGCGAGGTCCCCTTCGGCGCCTTCACCGGCAGCCACGACATGTTCGCCCCCTGGAGCACCCCGCAAACCGGCTTCCTGCACTCCAACACCTACGGCGGCAACGGCGTCGCCATGCGGGCCGTCATCGCCCGGCTCCTGCCCCGCTTCGACGGAACGGCCCCGGTGCACCGGGAACTCGCCGCGGCCGCCGCCGACCGCCAGGCGACCCTCGACCTGTACGCCCGCCACGTGAACCCCATGGCGGTCCGCATGCAGCGCAAACTGCACGGCGCGTTGAACGTCGTCCGCGCCAAGGGCTCCAGGCTCACCGTCCGCCTCGACTCCGGCCGCGAACTGGACCTGGTCGACGGGCTCTGCGGAGCCGGGCTCGGCGTGGCCGGCCACAACCCGTCCGACGCGCTGACCGACGTCGTACGCGGCCACGACCCGGCCCGCGACCACGTCCGCGAGCTGGAACGGGTCCTGGCCCGGGAGACCGGGCTGCCCTGCGCCTTCCCCGCCGTCAGCGGAGCGTCGGCGGTCGAGAGCGCCATCACCCTCGCCCGGCTCGCCCGCCCCCGGCAGCGGCGCATCGTCGTCTTCAAACACAACTACGGGGGCAAAACCCTCGTCTCGCTGCTGGCCACCGCCGCCGAGCGCACCCGCGCGCCCTTCGGCCCGCTCTACGAAGACATCCGGTACATCGACCCGTTCACCCCGCACGCCGTGGAGGAGTTCCGCAAGGAAGCCGCCGGCGGCGACGTCGGACTCGTGTGGATCGAGCTGGTCCACGGCAGCTCCGACGCCTACGGCCCGATCCCCGCACCGCTCCTCGACGCCGTCACCGAGGGCCGGAGCGAACACGGCTACCTCGTCGGAGTGGACGAGGTCCTGACGTCCTACTACCGCTGCGGCACCCGTTTCGCCCACCACGGCCGGCTTCCCTCCGTCGACCTGATGAGCCTGTCCAAGGCCCTGAGCTACGGCTGCTTCCCCACCGGCGCGGCCCTCGTCTCCCAGGAGGTCCACGACGCGGCCCGCCGGACCAACCCGCAGCTGGTCGAGGAACTGCGCACGCACCACGCCCACGGACTGGGCGCACATTTCGCCCTCCAGGCCATCGCCCAGGTCGATGCGCTGGGACTGCCCGAGCGCGTCCGACGCCTCTCGGACATCGTGCGCTGCGGGCTCGCCGAGTTGGACACCGGCCCGCGGGGCGTCGTCGGCCGCCGCTTCGCGGAAGGGCTGCTGGGCCGGCTGCAGCCCCGGGTTCCGGGCGTGCTCGGCCGGTACCTCGCGCCCGAGGGCGAGCGGATGACGTACGCGCTGATCCTGTGGTGGATCATCCGCGCCCGCGCCTTCGTCGTCTACGACGTCTTCCTGCTGCCGCTGACCGCCACCGAGCGGGAGATCCGCCACGTGATGCGCGGCGCCCGCAGGCTTTCGCGCACCGGACCGGTACGCCTCCTCGCGCACGCCGCCCTCTTCCGGCTCGGCCAGCGCCTGTCCCGGGCCCTTTCCCGTACGTCCACGAACCCCAGGAGCACGACATGAGCACGCAGAGCGTCGAAGTGGTCCGCCGCTTCTTCCGGCTCTTCGAAGAGGGCCGGCTCGCCGACATCGAGCCGCTGCTCGCACCCGACTTCGAATGGGTCTACCACGGCCCCGCCGCGCTGCCCTGGGCCGGCGTCTACCGCGGCGTCGAAGGATTCCGGAACTTCTTCGCCATCGTCCGCGAGCTGATCCAGGTACAGGAGTGCGACGCCTACGACTACCTCGACGCCGGGGACCGGGTCGTGGTGCTCGGCGTGAGCCGCACCCGGGTGCTGGCCAACGACGCGCACTACGAGGCCCAGTGGATGAACGTCTTCACCGTCCGCGACGGGCTCATCTCCCGCTACCTCGACCTCTACGACACCGCCAGCGTCGTCGACGCCCTGCGGCGCGACCGCCGGGAGGTGACTGCGGCGTCGTGAACGCTCCCGCCGTCACCACCCTGGGCGCCGCCTTCACCGCCGTCGCCCGAGCCCACCCGCACCGCACCGCCCTGGTCCAGGGCGACCTGCGGATCGGCTACGGCGAACTGGCCGCCAGGGCCGCCGCGGCCGCAGGCCGGCTCGCCGACATCGAGCCGCTGCTCGCACCCGACTTCGAATGGGTCTACCACGGCCCCGCCGCGCTGCCCTGGGCCGGCGTCTACCGCGGCGTCGAAGGATTCCGGAACTTCTTCGCCATCGTCCGCGAGCTGATCCAGGTACAGGAGTGCGACGCCTACGACTACCTCGACGCCGGGGACCGGGTCGTGGTGCTCGGCGTGAGCCGCACCCGGGTGCTGGCCAACGACGCGCACTACGAGGCCCAGTGGATGAACGTCTTCACCGTCCGCGACGGGCTCATCTCCCGCTACCTCGACCTCTACGACACCGCCAGCGTCGTCGACGCCCTGCGGCGCGACCGCCGGGAGGTGACTGCGGCGTCGTGAACGCTCCCGCCGTCACCACCCTGGGCGCCGCCTTCACCGCCGTCGCCCGAGCCCACCCGCACCGCACCGCCCTGGTCCAGGGCGACCTGCGGATCGGCTACGGCGAACTGGCCGCCAGGGCCGCCGCGGCCGCAGGCCGGCTCGCCGGCGGCCTGACGCCCGACGAGCCCGTCGGGATCTGCGCCCGGCGCTCGCCCGGCACGATCGCCACCGTGCTCGCCGTGGTGCTGGCCGGGGGCGCCTACCTGCCCATCGACCCCGAGGCGCCCGACGACCGCATCCGCGCCCTCGTCGAGGACAGCCGGGTCCGTACGGTGTTCGCCGCCGCGCACGACCTCACCCGGCTGCGGGACGTGCTGCCGCCCGGGGTCGCCGTCCTGCCCATCGAGGAGGACGCGCCGCAGCCCGGCGAGGCGCCGCCGTCCACCCTGCCCGAGGCCGCCCCCCGCCGGGGACCGGACTCCCTCGCCTACGTGATCCACACCTCGGGCAGCACCGGCACGCCCAAGGGGGTCCAGGTCGAGGACCGTTCGGTCCTCGCGCTGGCGCACGCCCCCGAGGCCGGGCTCGGGCCCGACGACGTCGTCCTGCAGCTCGCCCCGCTCCACGTGGACCCCTCCGTCTTCGAGATCTGGGGGGCCCTGCTCAACGGCGCCCGGCTCGTGCTGCCGCAAGCCGACCGGCCGGGCGTGCACGACATCGGCCGGGAGTGCGCCCGGCACGGGGTGACCGTACTGCGGCTGGCCGCGCCGCTGTTCCGGCTGGCGATGGAACACATCACGGCCGACCTGCGCGGGCTGCGGCTGTGCGTCTCCGGCGGCGACCGGGCCGACGCGAACGCCGTACGGACCGCGCTGCGCGCGCTGCCCGGCTGCCGCATCGTCAACGGCTACGGGCCCACGGAGACCACCGTCTACGCCTGCTGGCAGGTGCTGGACGGGCCCGACGGCTGGGACAGCGGCTGGCGGGACGTACCGATCGGCCACCCCTTCGCCGGAGCCACCGCCCATGTCCTGCGCCCCGACCGCACCCCGGCCGCGCCCGGTGAGGAGGGGGAACTCTGCATCGGCGGGCCCGGCGTGGCCCGCGGCTACCGCGGCCGGCCGCAGCAGACCGCCGAGCGGTTCATCCCCGAACCCGGCCGGCCCGACCGTACCGCCTACCTCACGGGGGACCGGGTCCGGCTGCTCCCCGACGGATCGCTCGCCTTCCTCGGCCGCTTCGACGACCAGGTCAAGATCCGCGGTCACCGGGTCGAACCCGCCGAGACGGAACGGGCGTTGCTCGCCCACCCCGCGGTGCGTGCGGCGGTCGCCGTTCCGTACGGCGCCGTCGTTTCCCGGCGGCTGGCGGCCTACGTGGTACTCGCACCCGGCGCCGCGTTCGCGGGTGACGACCACGCCGCCCTCACGGCCCATGCCGCCCGGATCCTGCCGGCCCCGGCGGTTCCGGCCACCGTCACGGTCCTTCCGGAGATCCCGGCCACCGCCAACGGCAAACCGGACCGCCGACTGCTCGCCGCACGGGCCGACCGGGCGGTCGCCGGCGGCGGCGCGGCCGACGGCGCCGCCGGACCCGGCGCCGGTCCGGCCGGCGCGGATGCCCCCGCCGCCGATCCGCGCCTGGTGGACGGGCGCGCGCTGGACGGGCGCGCGCTGGACCTCACCGGGCACTGGGAGGCCGTCCTCGGCCGGAGCATCGGCCCGGACACCGACTTCTTCGCCGCCGGCGGCGACTCACTGTCCGCCATGGCGATCCTGGCCCGGCTGGAACGCGACCACGGCATCGCCCTCACCATCGCCGACTTCTTCGGGGCCCCGACGATCCGGGCTCTGGCGGCCCGCGCGGCGACCGCCGCCGCCTGCGCCCCGGACGCCGCCGCAGCCAGCGCCCCCGAGCAGGAGACACCCCCGTCCGGGGACACCGCGTGGCTGCCGTTGTCGGCCGGCCAGCAGGGGATCTGGTTCGAACAGGAGGCCGCCGGAAACGCAGGACGCTACGTCATCGGACGCGGCCACCTGGTCCGGGGACCGCTGCACCTCCCGCGGCTGCGCACCGCGCTGAGCCGGCTGGGGGAGCGGCAGACCGCCCTGCGGACCGTCGTCCGGCGTGCAGCCGACGGCTGGCAGCAGAGCCTCACCGCCGACCCCGGCGCCGCCCTGCGCCACATCGACCTCACCGCCACCCCCGCCGAAGACCGCGACAGCCGCGCCCGGACCCTGGTCGCCGAGCACATGGCGGCCGGCCCGGAGGCGGAGGGCACACGGCTCCTGCGCACCCTGGTGCTCAGCCTCGGCCACCACCGCACCCTGGTCCACTTCGCCGTCCACCACGCCATCGCCGACGACTGGTCCCTGGATCTCTTCCTCGCCGAGCTCTCCGCCCTGTACGCGGACCCGGACGAAGCCCTGCCGCCCCTGCGCCCGACCTACCCCGACCACCTGCGCCGGTCCCTGACACCCCGCCCCGAACACCTCACCGCCGCAACGGAGTTCTGGCAGGGCGCACTGGACGGCGGGGCGGCGACGCTCGACCTCGTCACCGACCGCCCCCGGCCGGCCGTCCTCAGCGGAACCGGCGACCGGGTACGCCTGCGGATCGGCCCCGGGCAGCGCGCCCGGCAGACGGAGGCCGCCCGGCGGCACGGCGTCAGCCCGTACATGCTCTGCCTGGCCGGCGTGTACACCGTTCTCGCCGCGCACGCCGAACGCGACACCTTGACCCTGGGCACCCTCGCCGCCGGCCGGGACCGGGCCGGGACACAGGACCTCATCGGCTGCTTCGTGAACCTGCTGCCCGTACGCATCGAGGCCGACGCCGACACCACCGTCGGGACCCTGCTGCACCGCATCCGCACGGCCTGCACCCTCTCCTTGCGCCACCAGGACGTGCCCTTCCAGACGGTGGCGCGGGAACTGGCGCCGGCCACCGCCGCGCGCGCGGCCGTCCCCTTCCAGGCCGTCGTCAACTACCAGCAGCGCCAAGCGCGTTCGCTGGACCTGCGCGGAACGCAGGCAACGCCGTGGGCGGCCGCAGACCGTACCGGCGCCACCTTCGAACTCGCCTTCACCTTCCAGGAGGCCGGTGACGGTCTCGACCTGGAGGTCGAGTTCAGCACCGACCTGTACGGCCGCGCCACCGCGCAGCGGCTGGCCGGCCAGCTGGCCGCCGTACTCGACCGCTTGGCGGACGGCGACCCGCACCTGCGCAACGTGACGCTGCTGGAGCCGGGGGAGTACGAGCGGCTCAGCCGCGCACCGGAACCGGCTCCCGACGGCACGGACACCACCCTGCCCGCACTCATAGGCCGGCAAGCCGCGGCCCGGCCCCACAAGACCGCCGTGACCGGCGCCGACACCAGCCTCACCTACGACGAACTCGACCGCCTCTCCGACACCGTGGCCACCCGCCTCACCGCCCACGGCATCCGGCCCGGCGACCGCGTCGCCGTATGCCTGGAGCGTTCCCCCCGGCTCGTCACGGCCCTCCTCGGCGTACTCAAGGCGGGCGCCGCCTACGTCCCCCTCGACCCCGCGTACCCCGCGGAGCGGCTGCGCCACTGCATCGAGGACTCCGAAGCCGGCGCGCTGGTCTGCGCCAAGGAGACCTCGGACGCGCTGCTGCGCCCCGGACCGGACCGGAGCCCCGGCCCACCGGTCCTGGACATCGAGGACCTCACCGCCCCCGGCGAAGAGACCGGCGTCCGCACCGTGCCCGGTGATCCCGGTGCTCCGGCCTACGTCATCTACACCTCCGGCAGCACCGGCCGTCCCCGCGGCGTGGCCGTCCCGCACCGCGCGGTCGTCAACACCCTCCTCGGCTGCCTCGCCCGCCATCCCTTCACCGAGGACGACGTCTGGCTCCAGCTGACCTCGCCCGGCTTCGACGTGGCCGCCTTCGAGCAGTTCATGCCGCTCGTCTCCGGCGCCACCCTGGTGTACGCGGACGACGCCACCCGCACCGACCGCGCGGCCCTCCACCGCACCCTCGCCACCGCCGGGGTGACCGTCATGGTGACGGTCCCCTCGCTGCTGCGCGCCCTGGACCGCCCCGACCTGGCCGGCGTACGGGTGCTGCTCGTCGCCGGTGAGCCCGCGGACGTCCACGACACCTGCCACTTCGCCCGGGACCGGGTCGTCGTCAACGGCTACGGACCCACCGAAGCCGCCGTCCTCGCCACGACGCACCAGGCGCAGCCCGGCGACGGACGGGCCCGGGTGCCGGTGGGAACCGCGCTGCCCGGCACGGCCGCACACGTCGTGGACCGCCACGGACGGCTCTGCGCCACCGGGGTGCCGGGCGAACTGTGGCTCTCCGGTGCAGGACTCGGCGACGGCTACTGGAACGATCCCGAACAGACCGGCCGGCTGTTCACCACCCATCCCGCGCTCGGCCCGGCCGGGCGCTGCTACCGCACCGGGGACCGGGTACGCCGGCTGCCCGACGGGAGCATCGACTACCTCGGCCGCCTCGACCACCAGATCAAGCTCCGGGGCTTCCGCATCGAACTCGGCGAGATCGAGGCCGCGCTCTGCGAACACCCCGGGGTCCGGGAGGCCGTCGCGGTCCTCCTCGGCACGGGGGCCGACGCCGAGCTCGCCGTCGGCTACGTCGGGCACGCCACACCGCAGGGGGCCCGCGCCCACCTGGCCCGGCTGCTGCCCGGCCACATGGTCCCGCGCCTGGCCGTGGCGGTGCCCGCCATCCCGACCGGCAGCCACGGCAAGGCCGACCGCCCTGCGCTCGCCGCACAGCTGGCCGGCCACCGCCGCAGGCACCCGCCGGCCGGCGGCGCTGCGGACGGACCGGCGAACGAGACCGAGCGGCGGCTGCTCGCCCTGTGGGAGGAGGTCCTCGACGGCCCGCCGGGCTCCCCGGACGAGGACTTCTTCGCCTCGGGCGGGCACTCCCTGCGGGTCGTCCGGCTCCTGGGGCGCATCGAGGGGGAGTACGGGATACGCCTCCCCGTGTCCGACTTCCTCGCCGCGCCGACCGTACGCGCCGTCGCCCGCCGCCTGGACGGGGCCGGGGCGGCGGCTGCGGCTGCCGTGGGCCCGGACGATGCACGGCTCGACCCGGCCGTCGTCTTCACCGGCCGGCCCGCAGCAGCGGCCCCGCACGATGCCGTCCTGCTCACGGGAGCGACCGGGTTCGTCGGTTCCCACGTACTGGCAGAGCTGTTGGACCGGACCTCGGGCCCGGTCCTGTGCCTGGTCCGGGCCACGGACGCCGAGGCCGCCCGCCGACGGCTGGCCGGGGCGCTGCGCCGGCACGGGCTCCGACCCGATGCGGCCGACCCGCGCATCGTCGCCGTGCCCGGAGACCTGGCCCTGCCCGGCCTGGGGCTGGCCGGCACGGAGTGGGAAGCGGTGGTCCGCCGCGCGGCGGCCGTCCTCCACCTCGGAGCCGAGGTCCACCACCTGTCCGGCTTCCACCACCTGGAGGCCGCCAACGTCCGCGGCACCGCTGAACTGCTGCGGATCGCCGCAGAGGGCAGGCCGGCCCGGTTCCACCACGTCTCCACGCTCGGGGTGTTCCGGGACGGCCCGCCGGGCGCACGGCCGCGCACCGTCACCGAGGCCACCTCGACGGCCGGCGAACGGCATCCGCGCGGCCGCGGCTACGCCGCCGGCAAATGGGCCGCCGAACAGCTCGTCGCCCAGGCCCTCGACCGGGGCGCCGACGCGCGGATCTACCGGCTCGGGCGGGCCGGCGGGAGCACGACGGGCGCCGTCAGCGCGGACGACTTCCTCAGCCGCCTGCTGGTCACCTCCGCAGCCCTCGGCTGCCATCCCGACGACCCGCGGCTGGCCACCGACGCGCTGCCCGTGGACACCATGGCCCGCGCCGTGGTGGCCCTGGCGCTCGCCGACGGCCGACCGGGCGCCGTCCACCACCTGCACCACCCCCGGCGGACCCCGCTGAGCGGGCTGCTCGCCGTACACGACCGGCGCACCGGCCGGACCACCGCTGCGATCGGCCTCGCCACCTGGCTGCGCCGGCTGGCCGAGGCGGAGGCCGAGGCCGGACCCGCCGCCGAAGCCACCCTGCCGGCGCTCGCCTACCGCGAGCACCTGAGGGACCTCGGGGACGATCCGGCTGCCGGCCGCCTCGAGCACCGCAACGACGCCACCCTCGCCGCCCTGCGCACCCTCGGCATCACCCCGCCCGCCCTGGACGACGCCCTGGTCGGCCGCTGGTGGGAGAACCTCGACCGGAGCACCCGCGATGACTGACCCGACCGCACTGCACTACCCCATGGACCGGCAGTGCCCGTTCGCGCCGCCCCGGGAGGTCACCGCCGTCCGCGATGCGGGCGAGGTGCCCCGGGTGACCCTCTGGAACGGGGTGCGGCCCTGGCTGTTCACCCGCTTCGAGGACGCCCGCACGGTCCTGTCCGACCCGCGGTTCAGCGCGGACAAGAGCCGCCCCGGCTACCCGCTCTCCAGCGCCGTCGCCCTGGCCGAGACCGCGGTCGAACCCACCCTGC
The Streptomyces sp. NBC_01296 DNA segment above includes these coding regions:
- a CDS encoding aminotransferase class III-fold pyridoxal phosphate-dependent enzyme, which gives rise to MHPNPHAVPGTEPHLRPAGPQTLGILAGLIADERPVFAMPSWFVTTEAAQAGLLISEFVRELGGLATGTRYRSFFANSRYEALHGAVKLLRHRAAASAATHRGRVLVLDPDGTLARRCDPLGEGPERALVPGVIAHATTAELRAALDGTPVCGLLVRAPERLDASALAAVTELAARARATGARIVVDLSDIAPDRPADPAVTALRPDLVVLGESLTGREVPFGAFTGSHDMFAPWSTPQTGFLHSNTYGGNGVAMRAVIARLLPRFDGTAPVHRELAAAAADRQATLDLYARHVNPMAVRMQRKLHGALNVVRAKGSRLTVRLDSGRELDLVDGLCGAGLGVAGHNPSDALTDVVRGHDPARDHVRELERVLARETGLPCAFPAVSGASAVESAITLARLARPRQRRIVVFKHNYGGKTLVSLLATAAERTRAPFGPLYEDIRYIDPFTPHAVEEFRKEAAGGDVGLVWIELVHGSSDAYGPIPAPLLDAVTEGRSEHGYLVGVDEVLTSYYRCGTRFAHHGRLPSVDLMSLSKALSYGCFPTGAALVSQEVHDAARRTNPQLVEELRTHHAHGLGAHFALQAIAQVDALGLPERVRRLSDIVRCGLAELDTGPRGVVGRRFAEGLLGRLQPRVPGVLGRYLAPEGERMTYALILWWIIRARAFVVYDVFLLPLTATEREIRHVMRGARRLSRTGPVRLLAHAALFRLGQRLSRALSRTSTNPRSTT
- a CDS encoding nuclear transport factor 2 family protein, which produces MSTQSVEVVRRFFRLFEEGRLADIEPLLAPDFEWVYHGPAALPWAGVYRGVEGFRNFFAIVRELIQVQECDAYDYLDAGDRVVVLGVSRTRVLANDAHYEAQWMNVFTVRDGLISRYLDLYDTASVVDALRRDRREVTAAS
- a CDS encoding nuclear transport factor 2 family protein, coding for MNAPAVTTLGAAFTAVARAHPHRTALVQGDLRIGYGELAARAAAAAGRLADIEPLLAPDFEWVYHGPAALPWAGVYRGVEGFRNFFAIVRELIQVQECDAYDYLDAGDRVVVLGVSRTRVLANDAHYEAQWMNVFTVRDGLISRYLDLYDTASVVDALRRDRREVTAAS
- a CDS encoding non-ribosomal peptide synthetase, translating into MNAPAVTTLGAAFTAVARAHPHRTALVQGDLRIGYGELAARAAAAAGRLAGGLTPDEPVGICARRSPGTIATVLAVVLAGGAYLPIDPEAPDDRIRALVEDSRVRTVFAAAHDLTRLRDVLPPGVAVLPIEEDAPQPGEAPPSTLPEAAPRRGPDSLAYVIHTSGSTGTPKGVQVEDRSVLALAHAPEAGLGPDDVVLQLAPLHVDPSVFEIWGALLNGARLVLPQADRPGVHDIGRECARHGVTVLRLAAPLFRLAMEHITADLRGLRLCVSGGDRADANAVRTALRALPGCRIVNGYGPTETTVYACWQVLDGPDGWDSGWRDVPIGHPFAGATAHVLRPDRTPAAPGEEGELCIGGPGVARGYRGRPQQTAERFIPEPGRPDRTAYLTGDRVRLLPDGSLAFLGRFDDQVKIRGHRVEPAETERALLAHPAVRAAVAVPYGAVVSRRLAAYVVLAPGAAFAGDDHAALTAHAARILPAPAVPATVTVLPEIPATANGKPDRRLLAARADRAVAGGGAADGAAGPGAGPAGADAPAADPRLVDGRALDGRALDLTGHWEAVLGRSIGPDTDFFAAGGDSLSAMAILARLERDHGIALTIADFFGAPTIRALAARAATAAACAPDAAAASAPEQETPPSGDTAWLPLSAGQQGIWFEQEAAGNAGRYVIGRGHLVRGPLHLPRLRTALSRLGERQTALRTVVRRAADGWQQSLTADPGAALRHIDLTATPAEDRDSRARTLVAEHMAAGPEAEGTRLLRTLVLSLGHHRTLVHFAVHHAIADDWSLDLFLAELSALYADPDEALPPLRPTYPDHLRRSLTPRPEHLTAATEFWQGALDGGAATLDLVTDRPRPAVLSGTGDRVRLRIGPGQRARQTEAARRHGVSPYMLCLAGVYTVLAAHAERDTLTLGTLAAGRDRAGTQDLIGCFVNLLPVRIEADADTTVGTLLHRIRTACTLSLRHQDVPFQTVARELAPATAARAAVPFQAVVNYQQRQARSLDLRGTQATPWAAADRTGATFELAFTFQEAGDGLDLEVEFSTDLYGRATAQRLAGQLAAVLDRLADGDPHLRNVTLLEPGEYERLSRAPEPAPDGTDTTLPALIGRQAAARPHKTAVTGADTSLTYDELDRLSDTVATRLTAHGIRPGDRVAVCLERSPRLVTALLGVLKAGAAYVPLDPAYPAERLRHCIEDSEAGALVCAKETSDALLRPGPDRSPGPPVLDIEDLTAPGEETGVRTVPGDPGAPAYVIYTSGSTGRPRGVAVPHRAVVNTLLGCLARHPFTEDDVWLQLTSPGFDVAAFEQFMPLVSGATLVYADDATRTDRAALHRTLATAGVTVMVTVPSLLRALDRPDLAGVRVLLVAGEPADVHDTCHFARDRVVVNGYGPTEAAVLATTHQAQPGDGRARVPVGTALPGTAAHVVDRHGRLCATGVPGELWLSGAGLGDGYWNDPEQTGRLFTTHPALGPAGRCYRTGDRVRRLPDGSIDYLGRLDHQIKLRGFRIELGEIEAALCEHPGVREAVAVLLGTGADAELAVGYVGHATPQGARAHLARLLPGHMVPRLAVAVPAIPTGSHGKADRPALAAQLAGHRRRHPPAGGAADGPANETERRLLALWEEVLDGPPGSPDEDFFASGGHSLRVVRLLGRIEGEYGIRLPVSDFLAAPTVRAVARRLDGAGAAAAAAVGPDDARLDPAVVFTGRPAAAAPHDAVLLTGATGFVGSHVLAELLDRTSGPVLCLVRATDAEAARRRLAGALRRHGLRPDAADPRIVAVPGDLALPGLGLAGTEWEAVVRRAAAVLHLGAEVHHLSGFHHLEAANVRGTAELLRIAAEGRPARFHHVSTLGVFRDGPPGARPRTVTEATSTAGERHPRGRGYAAGKWAAEQLVAQALDRGADARIYRLGRAGGSTTGAVSADDFLSRLLVTSAALGCHPDDPRLATDALPVDTMARAVVALALADGRPGAVHHLHHPRRTPLSGLLAVHDRRTGRTTAAIGLATWLRRLAEAEAEAGPAAEATLPALAYREHLRDLGDDPAAGRLEHRNDATLAALRTLGITPPALDDALVGRWWENLDRSTRDD